The sequence TAATCGATATCCGCACGAAGTGTGTGAAGAGGAACAGTTCCTTCGCTATATCCTTCAGAACGCGCGATGTCTGCTCCACCAAGACGTCCGCTTACCATAGTCTTGATTCCCTTCGCTCCTGCACGCATAGTTCTTTGAAGAGCTTGCTTCTGTGCACGACGGAAAGAAATACGGTTTTCTAATTGACGAGCGATATTCTCAGCAACTAGTGTTGCATTCATATCTGCACTCTTAATTTCAGTGATGTTGATGTGAACTCTTTTTCCGGTCATTTCCGTTAACTTCTTACGAAGAGCTTCAACTTCGGAACCACCTTTACCAATTACCATACCTGGCTTAGCAGTGTGGACATTCACGTTCAAACGGTTAGCTGCACGCTCGATCTCGATGCTAGCTACAGATGCGTCTTTTAAACGCTTCTTCAAATAGTCGCGGACTTTAATGTCTTCGTGTAAAAGGGTAGCGTATTCTTTGTCATTCGCATACCACTTAGACTCCCAGTCCTTAATAACTCCAATTCGGAGTCCCGTAGGGCTGACTTTTTGACCCATGCCTTATCCCTCCTTATTTCTCAGATACTACTACTGTGATGTGGCTAGTACGCTTGTTGATGCGGCTTGCGCGACCCATCGCACGAGGACGGAAACGCTTCAAGGTAGCACCTTCATCTACGAATACCTTGCTTATTACTAAGCTGTTAGGATCTAATTCTAAATTGTGTTCAGCGTTTGCGATAGCAGACTTCAATACCTTTTCAACAACAGGTGAAGCTGCTTTAGGAGTGTGTGCTAAAATCGCTAATGCTTCTCCAACTTGCTTACCTCTGATCAAGTCAACAACTAGGCGAACTTTACGAGGAGCGATGCGCACTTGTCTTGCAATAGCTTTCGCTTCCATGACTGAACCTCCTCTCTTACAATCAAAAATATATTAGCGTCTTTTCGTTTTCTTCTCGTCGTAATCGTGACCCTTGTAAGTACGAGTAGGTGCGAATTCACCTAACTTGTGACCTACCATATCCTCAGTTACATAAACAGGAACATGTTTACGTCCATCGTATACAGCGAATGTGTGGCCTACGAAATCGGGGAAAATAGTAGAACGGCGAGACCAAGTTTTGATAACCTTCTTATCTCCCTTTGCGTTCTGCTCTTCTACCTTCTTCATTAGATGATCGTCTACAAAAGGCCCTTTTTTCAAGCTACGTCCCATGAGAGAACCTCCCTTCGCGACATACGTACGGCCCTTCCGAACCGTACCCATATCACATTATTTTTTACGTCTACGAACGATATATTGCGTGGATTCTTTCTTGTTGTTACGAGTCTTAGCACCAAGGGTTGGTTTACCCCATGGAGACATTGGAGACTTACGTCCGATAGGTGCACGTCCCTCACCACCACCGTGTGGGTGATCTACTGGGTTCATTACAGATCCACGAACAGTTGGTCTCTTACCCAACCAACGAGAACGTCCAGCTTTACCTACATTGATAAGCTCGTGATCAGGGTTACCTACTTGACCTACAGTCGCGCGGCACTCTTGACGAACTTTACGGATTTCTCCGGA is a genomic window of Ammoniphilus sp. CFH 90114 containing:
- the rpsC gene encoding 30S ribosomal protein S3, which gives rise to MGQKVSPTGLRIGVIKDWESKWYANDKEYATLLHEDIKVRDYLKKRLKDASVASIEIERAANRLNVNVHTAKPGMVIGKGGSEVEALRKKLTEMTGKRVHINITEIKSADMNATLVAENIARQLENRISFRRAQKQALQRTMRAGAKGIKTMVSGRLGGADIARSEGYSEGTVPLHTLRADIDYGTAEAHTTYGRIGVKVWIYRGEVLPTKAKKNAEEGAQ
- the rplV gene encoding 50S ribosomal protein L22, giving the protein MEAKAIARQVRIAPRKVRLVVDLIRGKQVGEALAILAHTPKAASPVVEKVLKSAIANAEHNLELDPNSLVISKVFVDEGATLKRFRPRAMGRASRINKRTSHITVVVSEK
- the rpsS gene encoding 30S ribosomal protein S19, whose amino-acid sequence is MGRSLKKGPFVDDHLMKKVEEQNAKGDKKVIKTWSRRSTIFPDFVGHTFAVYDGRKHVPVYVTEDMVGHKLGEFAPTRTYKGHDYDEKKTKRR